In Lacerta agilis isolate rLacAgi1 chromosome 8, rLacAgi1.pri, whole genome shotgun sequence, one genomic interval encodes:
- the KIAA1522 gene encoding uncharacterized protein KIAA1522 homolog isoform X2, whose amino-acid sequence MVVFLGRNLPSLLKLFKKKGAAKAETEKRLSVQYKARDERPDNVFFPSNRPPHLEELHIQAQAGLKSLQSQEKHKQSKRVWDHSDTSSIQSSRSSTEGDDLSIRSQTPSCATESTSEDALSVRSEMIQRKGSTFRPHDSFPKSSAKGEKRKKERRTTVLGLPQHVQKELGLSNGYEAKKRPGSIAVRPDATPPALSNGGEVHGNAIHIPTVDGKLRPTAIPKGGARVSLQALEADTALQRHLNCVYYDDSLLGRKTAAKLSPLARPKSLAVPWMTTQPGSPELLGPVMSISPQGTYLSKIIPNAVMPPMVDVIALSRNKVRTLSRCSLSTASPASVRSVGRFPSGPRSREHSSSSDNWSHSQSTETIVSNTSTISSHGGTDGRKGEARPDGEVRAAARPDLDQLSNFSSVSGTSSNCLGGKAAPASPHLLGVRPPGSSGRASPAYSTGSAAEGSDSMSVRSDRSSTRSVSLRKMKRAPAPPRRTYSLHKKAQQLEAEGAPRAMGLPPMPERRPPREGSEAWAAGRQGSPSLTGDDEVFSPSSQSETSSLRSDSLACSPEISHRSPRTIREEGQVGETPEVPSKHSSPDHFGRTMSPSSGYSSQSGTPTLHTKGLVAHASPSGKKRPQPKKPERVCSLQSPGPSVSSSLTSLSSSASDQAAVEGTALPSAGPSANTAPALNKMDRFLIPPHPKVPAPFSPPPTQGQLVEPKPGSAPAGQPHQQPAVLTKASCRSPPPSPPPAYHPPPPPAKKASAIPEAPAAPTPSETVPDAPVDPLWPPPPPPVPDAHDLSMADFPPPDEAYFVPPLPEPQLQTVGTPSLQVTVAAPAEKEQPANQRAALADEGQAPASSPSFSTRVSSKIQQQGAPDAAPLPAPQAEPPPPPKFPAAGDTSLHWKPAMPGPAATTSSLQAQPSLKKPAASAHPDLKKEPASRSKSNSTPKEDASLPIVTPSLLQMVRLRSVHMDTHAPAASPAAANPVVEQNGPSTGVSGKLGQPAPQKPVRKSLSLRAPKDSSISSNPLHDAVRLKASTLSSREAPGLRGAERKAGHRLTLPAFPTAAAAPTGEAKEDQVSPHHKSPASTASFIFAKSPKKLVIDTSASPEAQANLKKNLVAELMNISGQRSTAAQGLPQQGSGNPQARKIPPPIARKPSLGPGQLPSPRSPKLAGAEELSSTLPVAGDRTKSEGSGHQATLLGDSSDSPPAGPVTPLQSPQAQDLQEEMA is encoded by the exons GGGCTGCCAAGGCTGAAACCGAGAAGCGTCTGAGTGTCCAGTACAAGGCAAGGGATGAGCGGCCTGACAATGTTTTCTTCCCCAGCAACCGACCTCCACACCTTGAGGAGCTACATATCCAGGCCCAGGCGGGGCTCAAGTCTTTGCAGAGCCAAG AGAAACACAAGCAGAGCAAGAGGGTCTGGGACCACAGCGACACCAGCAGCATCCAG TCTTCCCGCTCATCCACAGAGGGTGACGACCTCTCGATCCGGAGTCAGACCCCATCATGTGCCACGGAAAGCACCTCCGAGGATGCCCTCTCGGTCCGCTCAGAGATGATCCAGAGGAAAG gCTCCACCTTTCGGCCACATGATTCGTTCCCCAAATCCTCAGCGAAGGgcgagaagaggaagaaagaacgGAGGACTACTGTTCTGGGTCTCCCCCAACATGTGCAGAAAGAGCTGG GCCTGAGCAACGGATATGAGGCGAAGAAACGCCCAGGCAGCATTGCTGTCCGACCTGATGCGACCCCTCCGGCCCTCTCGAATGGTGGCGAGGTCCACGGCAATGCCATCCACATCCCCACCGTGGACGGGAAACTACGGCCCACCGCCATCCCCAAGGGCGGTGCCCGTGTCTCCCTGCAGGCCCTGGAGGCTGACACTGCCCTCCAGCGCCACCTCAACTGCGTCTACTACGATGACTCACTCCTGGGGCGAAAGACGGCGGCGAAGCTGTCCCCCTTGGCCAGGCCCAAGTCTCTGGCTGTGCCCTGGATGACCACCCAGCCAGGCTCCCCCGAGCTGCTGGGCCCCGTCATGTCCATCTCTCCGCAGGGCACCTACCTGTCGAAGATCATCCCCAATGCCGTCATGCCTCCCATGGTGGATGTCATCGCCCTCTCACGTAACAAGGTGCGCACGCTGAGCCGTTGCAGCCTCTCGACTGCTAGTCCAGCCTCCGTGCGTTCAGTGGGACGCTTCCCTTCCGGACCCCGCAGCCGCGAGCACTCCTCCTCCAGCGACAACTGGAGCCATTCCCAGTCCACGGAAACCATCGTTTCGAACACCTCCACCATCTCCTCACACGGGGGCACTGACGGCAGGAAAGGCGAGGCCAGGCCCGACGGAGAGGTCCGGGCGGCGGCTAGGCCTGACTTGGACCAGCTCAGTAACTTCAGCTCGGTGAGCGGCACCAGCTCAAACTGCCTTGGCGGCAAGGCCGCCcccgcctctccccacctccttggGGTGCGGCCCCCCGGAAGCAGCGGGCGGGCCTCCCCCGCCTACAGCACCGGGAGTGCAGCGGAGGGCTCAGACAGCATGAGTGTGCGGAGCGACCGTTCCTCCACCCGCAGCGTCTCCCTCAGGAAGATGAAGAGAGCCCCCGCACCCCCACGCAGGACGTACTCCCTGCACAAGAAGGCTCAGCAGCTGGAGGCTGAGGGGGCACCTAGAGCAATGGGCCTGCCCCCCATGCCAGAACGCAGGCCCCCACGGGAAGGCAGCGAGGCGTGGGCTGCGGGGCGGCAAGGGAGCCCCAGCCTAACCGGGGATGACGAAgtgttctccccctcctcgcagAGCGAGACCAGCAGCCTCCGTTCCGACAGCCTGGCCTGCTCTCCTGAAATCTCTCACCGGAGCCCGAGGACCATCCGAGAGGAGGGGCAAGTGGGCGAGACGCCGGAAGTCCCCTCGAAGCACAGCTCCCCCGACCACTTTGGCCGCACGATGTCGCCCTCCAGTGGGTACTCGAGTCAGAGCGGCACGCCCACCCTCCACACCAAGGGCCTCGTGGCCCACGCCTCGCCCTCCGGGAAGAAGAGGCCCCAACCAAAGAAGCCGGAGCGGGTCTGCTCCCTGCAATCCCCGGGGCCCTCCGTCTCATCCTCCCTGACATCCTTGTCCTCCTCTGCCTCGGACCAAGCCGCTGTGGAGGGGACGGCCCTGCCTTCAGCAGGACCCTCTGCCAACACTGCCCCCGCTCTGAATAAAATGGACAGGTTCCTTATCCCTCCTCACCCCAAGGTGCCAGCTCccttctcccctccacccacccagggCCAACTGGTGGAACCCAAACCTGGCAGTGCCCCGGCGGGCCAACCCCACCAGCAGCCCGCTGTCCTCACGAAAGCTAGTTGCAGGTCACCTCCTCCATCGCCCCCTCCAGCCTACCACCCGCCACCACCCCCAGCAAAGAAGGCCAGTGCCATTCCGGAGGCGCCTGCTGCCCCTACACCTTCTGAGACCGTGCCGGACGCTCCTGTGGATCCTCTGTGgccccctccgcccccacccgtgccCGACGCCCATGACCTCTCCATGGCCGACTTTCCTCCCCCGGACGAGGCCTACTTTGTGCCGCCCCTGCCAGAGCCCCAGCTGCAGACTGTGGGGACACCctcccttcaagtcacagtggcAGCTCCTGCGGAGAAGGAGCAGCCAGCCAACCAAAGAGCAGCCCTTGCGGATGAGGGCCAAGCGCCTGCCTCTTCGCCCTCCTTCTCCACGAGAGTGTCCTCCAAGATCCAGCAGCAGGGAGCGCCGGACGCCGCACCACTGCCAGCTCCTCAAGCAGAGCCGCCGCCACCTCCCAAGTTCCCCGCGGCAGGAGACACCTCCCTCCACTGGAAGCCCGCGATGCCTGGCCCGGCGGCAACAACCTCCAGCCTCCAAGCCCAGCCCAGCCTTAAGAAGCCTGCCGCTAGCGCCCACCCCGACCTCAAGAAAGAGCCGGCGTCTCGCAGCAAGAGCAACTCCACGCCAAAGGAGGACGCCAGCCTCCCCATTGTGACCCCTTCCCTGCTGCAGATGGTCCGCCTGCGCTCGGTCCACATGGACACCCACGCGCCTGCTGCGAGCCCGGCGGCAGCCAACCCCGTGGTGGAGCAGAATGGGCCGAGCACTGGGGTCAGCGGGAAGCTGGGGCAGCCTGCCCCACAGAAGCCTGTCCGCAAGTCGCTCTCCTTGAGGGCCCCGAAGGACAGCAGTATATCTTCAAACCCCCTGCATGATGCAGTGCGCCTGAAGGCCTCCACGTTGTCTTCCAGAGAAGCGCCGGGCCTCAGAGGGGCTGAGAGGAAGGCTGGCCACCGGCTGACGCTGCCGGCTTTCCCCACCGCAGCAGCTGCTCCCACCGGCGAGGCGAAAGAGGACCAAGTGTCCCCCCACCACAAATCCCCGGCTTCGACGGCCAGCTTCATCTTCGCCAAGAGCCCCAAGAAGCTGGTCATCGACACCTCAGCCTCCCCAGAGGCCCAGGCCAACCTGAAGAAGAACCTGGTTGCGGAACTGATGAACATCTCTGGTCAGCGGTCCACAGCAGCCCAGGGGCTCCCCCAGCAGGGCTCAGGAAATCCCCAGGCCCGGAAGATCCCTCCACCCATAGCCAGAAAGCCCTCACTAGGGCCAGGCCAGCTGCCGTCTCCCCGGAGCCCCAAGCTAGCAGGAGCTGAGGAGTTGAGCTCCACCCTGCCAGTGGCTGGGGACAGGACTAAGAGTGAGGGGTCTGGTCACCAGGCCACTCTCCTTGGGGATAGCAGTGACAGCCCCCCGGCAGGGCCTGTGACACCACTGCAGAGCCCCCAAGCACAAG ATTTACAGGAGGAGATGGCGTGA
- the KIAA1522 gene encoding uncharacterized protein KIAA1522 homolog isoform X1 — MSGKSAPAAALAEDTWIPVEKGGGSPAASPPKKKKSKSGSSSLRRAFSWLRGRRKKKPKGPPGAPPAEGKKHDERHKGKGAAKAETEKRLSVQYKARDERPDNVFFPSNRPPHLEELHIQAQAGLKSLQSQEKHKQSKRVWDHSDTSSIQSSRSSTEGDDLSIRSQTPSCATESTSEDALSVRSEMIQRKGSTFRPHDSFPKSSAKGEKRKKERRTTVLGLPQHVQKELGLSNGYEAKKRPGSIAVRPDATPPALSNGGEVHGNAIHIPTVDGKLRPTAIPKGGARVSLQALEADTALQRHLNCVYYDDSLLGRKTAAKLSPLARPKSLAVPWMTTQPGSPELLGPVMSISPQGTYLSKIIPNAVMPPMVDVIALSRNKVRTLSRCSLSTASPASVRSVGRFPSGPRSREHSSSSDNWSHSQSTETIVSNTSTISSHGGTDGRKGEARPDGEVRAAARPDLDQLSNFSSVSGTSSNCLGGKAAPASPHLLGVRPPGSSGRASPAYSTGSAAEGSDSMSVRSDRSSTRSVSLRKMKRAPAPPRRTYSLHKKAQQLEAEGAPRAMGLPPMPERRPPREGSEAWAAGRQGSPSLTGDDEVFSPSSQSETSSLRSDSLACSPEISHRSPRTIREEGQVGETPEVPSKHSSPDHFGRTMSPSSGYSSQSGTPTLHTKGLVAHASPSGKKRPQPKKPERVCSLQSPGPSVSSSLTSLSSSASDQAAVEGTALPSAGPSANTAPALNKMDRFLIPPHPKVPAPFSPPPTQGQLVEPKPGSAPAGQPHQQPAVLTKASCRSPPPSPPPAYHPPPPPAKKASAIPEAPAAPTPSETVPDAPVDPLWPPPPPPVPDAHDLSMADFPPPDEAYFVPPLPEPQLQTVGTPSLQVTVAAPAEKEQPANQRAALADEGQAPASSPSFSTRVSSKIQQQGAPDAAPLPAPQAEPPPPPKFPAAGDTSLHWKPAMPGPAATTSSLQAQPSLKKPAASAHPDLKKEPASRSKSNSTPKEDASLPIVTPSLLQMVRLRSVHMDTHAPAASPAAANPVVEQNGPSTGVSGKLGQPAPQKPVRKSLSLRAPKDSSISSNPLHDAVRLKASTLSSREAPGLRGAERKAGHRLTLPAFPTAAAAPTGEAKEDQVSPHHKSPASTASFIFAKSPKKLVIDTSASPEAQANLKKNLVAELMNISGQRSTAAQGLPQQGSGNPQARKIPPPIARKPSLGPGQLPSPRSPKLAGAEELSSTLPVAGDRTKSEGSGHQATLLGDSSDSPPAGPVTPLQSPQAQDLQEEMA; from the exons GGGCTGCCAAGGCTGAAACCGAGAAGCGTCTGAGTGTCCAGTACAAGGCAAGGGATGAGCGGCCTGACAATGTTTTCTTCCCCAGCAACCGACCTCCACACCTTGAGGAGCTACATATCCAGGCCCAGGCGGGGCTCAAGTCTTTGCAGAGCCAAG AGAAACACAAGCAGAGCAAGAGGGTCTGGGACCACAGCGACACCAGCAGCATCCAG TCTTCCCGCTCATCCACAGAGGGTGACGACCTCTCGATCCGGAGTCAGACCCCATCATGTGCCACGGAAAGCACCTCCGAGGATGCCCTCTCGGTCCGCTCAGAGATGATCCAGAGGAAAG gCTCCACCTTTCGGCCACATGATTCGTTCCCCAAATCCTCAGCGAAGGgcgagaagaggaagaaagaacgGAGGACTACTGTTCTGGGTCTCCCCCAACATGTGCAGAAAGAGCTGG GCCTGAGCAACGGATATGAGGCGAAGAAACGCCCAGGCAGCATTGCTGTCCGACCTGATGCGACCCCTCCGGCCCTCTCGAATGGTGGCGAGGTCCACGGCAATGCCATCCACATCCCCACCGTGGACGGGAAACTACGGCCCACCGCCATCCCCAAGGGCGGTGCCCGTGTCTCCCTGCAGGCCCTGGAGGCTGACACTGCCCTCCAGCGCCACCTCAACTGCGTCTACTACGATGACTCACTCCTGGGGCGAAAGACGGCGGCGAAGCTGTCCCCCTTGGCCAGGCCCAAGTCTCTGGCTGTGCCCTGGATGACCACCCAGCCAGGCTCCCCCGAGCTGCTGGGCCCCGTCATGTCCATCTCTCCGCAGGGCACCTACCTGTCGAAGATCATCCCCAATGCCGTCATGCCTCCCATGGTGGATGTCATCGCCCTCTCACGTAACAAGGTGCGCACGCTGAGCCGTTGCAGCCTCTCGACTGCTAGTCCAGCCTCCGTGCGTTCAGTGGGACGCTTCCCTTCCGGACCCCGCAGCCGCGAGCACTCCTCCTCCAGCGACAACTGGAGCCATTCCCAGTCCACGGAAACCATCGTTTCGAACACCTCCACCATCTCCTCACACGGGGGCACTGACGGCAGGAAAGGCGAGGCCAGGCCCGACGGAGAGGTCCGGGCGGCGGCTAGGCCTGACTTGGACCAGCTCAGTAACTTCAGCTCGGTGAGCGGCACCAGCTCAAACTGCCTTGGCGGCAAGGCCGCCcccgcctctccccacctccttggGGTGCGGCCCCCCGGAAGCAGCGGGCGGGCCTCCCCCGCCTACAGCACCGGGAGTGCAGCGGAGGGCTCAGACAGCATGAGTGTGCGGAGCGACCGTTCCTCCACCCGCAGCGTCTCCCTCAGGAAGATGAAGAGAGCCCCCGCACCCCCACGCAGGACGTACTCCCTGCACAAGAAGGCTCAGCAGCTGGAGGCTGAGGGGGCACCTAGAGCAATGGGCCTGCCCCCCATGCCAGAACGCAGGCCCCCACGGGAAGGCAGCGAGGCGTGGGCTGCGGGGCGGCAAGGGAGCCCCAGCCTAACCGGGGATGACGAAgtgttctccccctcctcgcagAGCGAGACCAGCAGCCTCCGTTCCGACAGCCTGGCCTGCTCTCCTGAAATCTCTCACCGGAGCCCGAGGACCATCCGAGAGGAGGGGCAAGTGGGCGAGACGCCGGAAGTCCCCTCGAAGCACAGCTCCCCCGACCACTTTGGCCGCACGATGTCGCCCTCCAGTGGGTACTCGAGTCAGAGCGGCACGCCCACCCTCCACACCAAGGGCCTCGTGGCCCACGCCTCGCCCTCCGGGAAGAAGAGGCCCCAACCAAAGAAGCCGGAGCGGGTCTGCTCCCTGCAATCCCCGGGGCCCTCCGTCTCATCCTCCCTGACATCCTTGTCCTCCTCTGCCTCGGACCAAGCCGCTGTGGAGGGGACGGCCCTGCCTTCAGCAGGACCCTCTGCCAACACTGCCCCCGCTCTGAATAAAATGGACAGGTTCCTTATCCCTCCTCACCCCAAGGTGCCAGCTCccttctcccctccacccacccagggCCAACTGGTGGAACCCAAACCTGGCAGTGCCCCGGCGGGCCAACCCCACCAGCAGCCCGCTGTCCTCACGAAAGCTAGTTGCAGGTCACCTCCTCCATCGCCCCCTCCAGCCTACCACCCGCCACCACCCCCAGCAAAGAAGGCCAGTGCCATTCCGGAGGCGCCTGCTGCCCCTACACCTTCTGAGACCGTGCCGGACGCTCCTGTGGATCCTCTGTGgccccctccgcccccacccgtgccCGACGCCCATGACCTCTCCATGGCCGACTTTCCTCCCCCGGACGAGGCCTACTTTGTGCCGCCCCTGCCAGAGCCCCAGCTGCAGACTGTGGGGACACCctcccttcaagtcacagtggcAGCTCCTGCGGAGAAGGAGCAGCCAGCCAACCAAAGAGCAGCCCTTGCGGATGAGGGCCAAGCGCCTGCCTCTTCGCCCTCCTTCTCCACGAGAGTGTCCTCCAAGATCCAGCAGCAGGGAGCGCCGGACGCCGCACCACTGCCAGCTCCTCAAGCAGAGCCGCCGCCACCTCCCAAGTTCCCCGCGGCAGGAGACACCTCCCTCCACTGGAAGCCCGCGATGCCTGGCCCGGCGGCAACAACCTCCAGCCTCCAAGCCCAGCCCAGCCTTAAGAAGCCTGCCGCTAGCGCCCACCCCGACCTCAAGAAAGAGCCGGCGTCTCGCAGCAAGAGCAACTCCACGCCAAAGGAGGACGCCAGCCTCCCCATTGTGACCCCTTCCCTGCTGCAGATGGTCCGCCTGCGCTCGGTCCACATGGACACCCACGCGCCTGCTGCGAGCCCGGCGGCAGCCAACCCCGTGGTGGAGCAGAATGGGCCGAGCACTGGGGTCAGCGGGAAGCTGGGGCAGCCTGCCCCACAGAAGCCTGTCCGCAAGTCGCTCTCCTTGAGGGCCCCGAAGGACAGCAGTATATCTTCAAACCCCCTGCATGATGCAGTGCGCCTGAAGGCCTCCACGTTGTCTTCCAGAGAAGCGCCGGGCCTCAGAGGGGCTGAGAGGAAGGCTGGCCACCGGCTGACGCTGCCGGCTTTCCCCACCGCAGCAGCTGCTCCCACCGGCGAGGCGAAAGAGGACCAAGTGTCCCCCCACCACAAATCCCCGGCTTCGACGGCCAGCTTCATCTTCGCCAAGAGCCCCAAGAAGCTGGTCATCGACACCTCAGCCTCCCCAGAGGCCCAGGCCAACCTGAAGAAGAACCTGGTTGCGGAACTGATGAACATCTCTGGTCAGCGGTCCACAGCAGCCCAGGGGCTCCCCCAGCAGGGCTCAGGAAATCCCCAGGCCCGGAAGATCCCTCCACCCATAGCCAGAAAGCCCTCACTAGGGCCAGGCCAGCTGCCGTCTCCCCGGAGCCCCAAGCTAGCAGGAGCTGAGGAGTTGAGCTCCACCCTGCCAGTGGCTGGGGACAGGACTAAGAGTGAGGGGTCTGGTCACCAGGCCACTCTCCTTGGGGATAGCAGTGACAGCCCCCCGGCAGGGCCTGTGACACCACTGCAGAGCCCCCAAGCACAAG ATTTACAGGAGGAGATGGCGTGA
- the YARS1 gene encoding tyrosine--tRNA ligase, cytoplasmic → MGHELTAQEKYHLITRNLQEVLGEDKLKAILKEREVKIYWGTATTGKPHIAYFVPMTKIVDFLKAGCEVTILFADLHGYLDNMKAPWELLELRTQYYENVIKAMLESIGVPLEKLKFIRGTDYQLSKEYTLDVYRLSSVVTQHDAKKAGAEVVKQVEHPLLSGLLYPGLQALDEEYLKVDAQFGGVDQRKIFTFAEKYLPSLGYAKRIHLMNPMVPGLTGSKMSSSEEESKIDLLDRKEDVKKKLKKAFCEPGNVENNGVLSFIKHVLFPLRSEFVILRDEKWGGNKTYTHYGDLEKDFADQVVHPGDLKNSVEVALNKLLEPIREKFSSSQMKKLASSAYPDPSKAKPSAKGPTKNSDPEEVVPSRVDLRVGRVLSVEKHPDANTLYVEKIDVGEPEPRTVVSGLVEHVPKEELQDRLVVLVCNLKPQKMRGLESQAMLLCACSAGEPCQIEPLDPPAGSCPGERVFVEGYEEGQPDEELKPKKKVFEKLQADFQISEASVAQWKGKNLMTKLGNLTCKTLKSGSIR, encoded by the exons CGGGAGGTGAAGATATACTGGGGGACAGCCACGACGGGCAAGCCTCATATAGCCTATTTTGTACCCATGACCAAAATAGTGGACTTCCTCAAGGCTGGATGTGAG GTGACAATTCTGTTTGCTGACCTCCATGGATACCTCGACAATATGAAGGCACCATGGGAGCTTCTGGAGCTGCGCACCCAATATTATGAGAACGTGATCAAGGCAATGCTGGAGAGCATAGGTGTGCCTCTGGAAAAGCTCAAGTTCATCCGGGGGACTGACTATCAGCTCAGCAA AGAATACACGCTGGATGTTTACCGCCTGTCCTCTGTTGTCACCCAACATGATGCCAAGAAAGCCGGGGCAGAAGTGGTCAAGCAGGTGGAGCATCCGTTGCTCAGTGGCCTCCTCTATCCAGGACTGCAG GCACTGGATGAAGAGTACCTCAAAGTTGATGCACAGTTTGGAGGAGTGGATCAGAGGAAAATCTTCACTTTTGCAGAGAAG TACCTCCCCTCCTTGGGCTATGCCAAGCGCATCCACCTGATGAACCCCATGGTGCCAGGACTGACAGGCAGCAAGATGAGTTCTTCAGAAGAG GAGTCCAAGATTGATCTCTTAGACCGAAAGGAGGATGTGAAGAAGAAGCTCAAGAAGGCCTTTTGCGAGCCGGGGAATGTGGAGAACAACGGGGTCTTGTCCTTCATCAAGCATGTGCTCTTCCCACTCAGATCAG AGTTTGTGATTCTTCGAGATGAGAAGTGGGGAGGGAATAAAACTTACACCCACTATGGAGACCTCGAGAAAGACTTTGCTGACCAG GTTGTCCACCCCGGGGACTTGAAGAACTCCGTGGAGGTGGCCTTGAACAAGCTCCTTGAGCCCATCAGAGAGAAGTTCAGCAGCTCACAAATGAAGAAACTGGCCAGCTCTGCGTATCCTGATCCATCCAAAGCAA AGCCTTCAGCAAAAGGCCCCACAAAGAACTCCGACCCAGAGGAAGTGGTGCCATCTCGGGTGGACCTTCGTGTTGGCAGAGTGCTCAGCGTAGAGAAG CATCCAGATGCCAACACGCTGTACGTGGAGAAGATTGATGTGGGGGAGCCTGAGCCGCGGACGGTGGTCAGTGGCCTGGTGGAGCACGTGCCCAAAGAGGAGCTGCAGGACAGGCTGGTGGTCTTGGTGTGCAACCTGAAGCCTCAGAAGATGCGGGGGCTGGAGTCCCAGGCCATGCTGCTCTGCGCTTGCAG cgCTGGGGAGCCCTGCCAAATAGAGCCCCTGGACCCCCCGGCCGGCTCCTGCCCTGGTGAGCGGGTGTTTGTGGAGGGCTACGAAGAAGGCCAGCCTGATGAGGAGCTGAAACCCAAGAAAAAGGTCTTTGAGAAGCTGCAG GCGGACTTCCAGATTTCTGAGGCTTCTGTGGCCCAGTGGAAGGGGAAGAACTTAATGACCAAACTGGGGAACCTCACCTGCAAAACTCTGAAAAGCGGCAGCATCCGCTAG